The genomic region CGCCGGCGAAGCTCTCCGCGTCCGCCGCGAAAACACGCGCGACCGCCCGCGCGAAGAGCGGCGAAATCGACGGAGACGTGACGAAATCGCCCCCTTCGCCGATCGCGGCGCGGCGGCTGTAGTACCCGTCCTCCGGGTCGTAGAGCGCGGCTTCCATGAAATCGCAAAACGGGATCGGTCCCTCGCGGGCGATCCGCGCCGTCAGGCGGGCGGCGAGCGACGGGTCGGGAGAGCGGACCACGCGGTCAGGGAGCCGTGACCCGATAGACGAGGCCGACGCCCGGGGTGCCCTTCGCGGCGAGCGCGTCCCGTTGCGCCTGCGCCTCCTCGCGCGACGCGTACTCCCCGAGCATCACGCGGTACCAGAGGCCGGGCTTCCCGAGATTGACCGAAATGACGCTGAGCGGACGGTCGAGCAGCTTGCCGAGGCGCGCGGCGTCCCGGTCGGCGTTTTCCTTCCGCTGGAAAGAGGAGAAGTGAATCATCCATGCCGGACGACGCCCGGACCAGTCGGGCGAGATCATCGCCGAGCCGCGCGATTCGGGAATCCCGCCCGCGTCGGATCCCGGGGAAGCCGCGGCGCTCGTCGGGAGGGACGGCGGCGGCGCGGCGGACGGGCCGGCGGCGGGCGCCGGCAGCGGCCCCGGCGTCGCGGTCGGCGGGAGGATCGCCGACGCGGGCGCCGGGAGGATCGCCGACGCGGGCGGCGGCTGGGAGGTCCCGGCCGGCGGCGCCGGCGCGCGCTTCGTCCTCGCGAAAAACCACACGCCGCCGGCGATCGCGAGGACGAGAAGGACGGCCACGAGCCTTCCGCCGCTCGCCGCGGCGGGCGACTCCTCGGCGGTTGCGAACTCGATCTCCTCCGGGGCCTCCGCCTCCTCGCGCTCGGCTTCGGGCTCCGGCTCCGGCGCCGGCTCGGCGTCGGGCCGGGGAGCGGCCGCTCGCTCGACGGCCTCCTCCATCCACTCGCCGGCGAGCGCCGGTTCTCCTCCGAACGGGTCCTCGGGCGAAAAAATCGGCTCGACCTCCGGGAGCGGCTCTTCCGAAAACGGCGCGTCCTCGTCCCAGCCCCGGATCGCGAGGCGTTCTCCCCCCAGATCGCGCGGAAGGAGCATGACGGCGCGGTCGACCAGCTCGGCGAGCGAGGCGGGCGCGAAGCCCGTCCGCGCGAGGCGCAGCTCCTCCGCGCAGACCTGCTGGGCGGCTTTGAAGACCTCCGGCCGGCGTTCT from Thermoanaerobaculia bacterium harbors:
- a CDS encoding SPOR domain-containing protein gives rise to the protein MSDQGFPGDRTEIRSRERRKVPSVTDVVDAVARSREIPPERRPEVFKAAQQVCAEELRLARTGFAPASLAELVDRAVMLLPRDLGGERLAIRGWDEDAPFSEEPLPEVEPIFSPEDPFGGEPALAGEWMEEAVERAAAPRPDAEPAPEPEPEAEREEAEAPEEIEFATAEESPAAASGGRLVAVLLVLAIAGGVWFFARTKRAPAPPAGTSQPPPASAILPAPASAILPPTATPGPLPAPAAGPSAAPPPSLPTSAAASPGSDAGGIPESRGSAMISPDWSGRRPAWMIHFSSFQRKENADRDAARLGKLLDRPLSVISVNLGKPGLWYRVMLGEYASREEAQAQRDALAAKGTPGVGLVYRVTAP